In the genome of Candoia aspera isolate rCanAsp1 chromosome 1, rCanAsp1.hap2, whole genome shotgun sequence, one region contains:
- the ADI1 gene encoding acireductone dioxygenase, giving the protein MVEAWFLDESREDPRKPHRREPNQPVSLEQLSQLGVFYWKLDADSYETDPELAKIRKEKNYSWMDIITINKDMLPNYEKKIKIFYEEHLHLDDEIRYILEGSGYFDVRDKDDKWIRIAMEKGDMITLPAGIYHRFTLDESNYVKAMRLFVGEPVWTAYNRPADHFPARARYQQFLSQMAQ; this is encoded by the exons ATGGTGGAGGCTTGGTTCCTGGACGAATCCCGGGAGGACCCGCGGAAGCCGCATCGCCGAGAGCCGAATCAGCCGGTCAGCCTAGAGCAGCTGAGCCAGCTCGGCGTCTTCTACTGGAAA TTGGATGCTGACAGCTATGAGACTGACCCAGAATTAGCAAAAATTCGTAAGGAGAAGAACTACTCTTGGATGGATATAATAACGATAAATAAAGATATGCTGCCAAATTATGAAAAGAAG ataaaaatattttatgaagagCACTTACACCTGGATGATGAGATTCGCTACATCCTGGAAGGAAGTGGATATTTTGATGTTCGTGATAAAGATGATAAATGGATCCGGATTGCCATGGAAAAGGGCGACATGATCACACTTCCTGCTGGCATCTATCATCGATTCACACTGGATGAATCT AATTATGTCAAGGCAATGAGACTGTTCGTTGGAGAACCAGTGTGGACTGCTTATAACAGACCAGCTGACCACTTTCCTGCTCGAGCACGGTACCAACAGTTTTTGTCACAAATGGCACAATAA